The proteins below come from a single Agrococcus beijingensis genomic window:
- a CDS encoding ribonuclease D, with amino-acid sequence MIVDADALRRAADRLHAGEGPVAVDAERANGFRYSARAYLVQLHRRGSGTVMVDPTALDDLSPIQEAIGGEEWIIHAASQDLPSLREIGLEPAVLFDTELGARLAGFERVGLAAVTERLVGLRLRKEHGASDWSARPIPRSWLEYAALDVEVLPDARDALADELRAQGKQELAEQEFAYALERRPKPAAAEPWRRLSGIHAIRDRRQLAVARELWLARDALARDTDTAPGRLVPDRSLLAAAMADVDAKGRLAARKDFSGRASRSELDRWWAAIEAGRTTDDLPALRVKSDEPPPPRFWKGRRPEADARLKHARAAVQAVAEELSLPSENLLMPDTLRRVAWESVEPTTDAVAEFLRERDARAWQVAATAQKIAAAFVEADQAAPEPSESAS; translated from the coding sequence GTGATCGTCGACGCCGACGCGCTGCGACGGGCAGCCGATCGCCTCCATGCAGGCGAGGGCCCCGTCGCGGTCGACGCCGAGCGCGCCAACGGCTTCCGCTACAGCGCCCGCGCCTACCTCGTGCAGCTCCACCGGCGCGGCAGCGGCACGGTCATGGTCGACCCCACCGCCCTCGACGACCTCTCCCCCATCCAGGAGGCGATCGGCGGCGAGGAGTGGATCATCCACGCCGCCAGCCAGGATCTCCCGAGCCTGCGCGAGATCGGTCTCGAGCCGGCGGTGCTGTTCGACACCGAGCTGGGCGCGCGACTGGCCGGCTTCGAGCGCGTCGGGCTCGCCGCCGTCACCGAGCGCCTGGTCGGGCTGCGGCTGCGCAAGGAGCACGGCGCCAGCGACTGGTCGGCCCGGCCGATCCCCCGCTCGTGGCTCGAGTACGCAGCCCTCGACGTCGAGGTGCTCCCCGATGCCCGGGACGCGCTCGCCGACGAGCTGCGCGCGCAGGGCAAGCAGGAGCTCGCCGAGCAGGAGTTCGCGTACGCGCTCGAGCGGCGCCCGAAGCCCGCTGCCGCAGAGCCGTGGCGTCGGCTCTCCGGGATCCACGCCATCCGCGACCGGCGGCAGCTCGCGGTCGCCCGCGAGCTCTGGCTCGCTCGCGACGCGCTGGCGCGCGACACCGACACCGCCCCGGGCCGCCTGGTGCCCGACCGCTCGCTGCTCGCGGCCGCGATGGCCGACGTCGACGCCAAGGGCAGGCTCGCCGCGCGCAAGGACTTCAGCGGCCGCGCGAGCCGCAGCGAGCTCGACCGCTGGTGGGCGGCGATCGAGGCCGGCCGCACGACCGACGACCTGCCCGCGCTCCGCGTCAAGAGCGACGAGCCGCCGCCCCCGCGCTTCTGGAAGGGGCGCCGTCCCGAGGCCGACGCGCGCCTCAAGCATGCGCGCGCCGCGGTGCAGGCGGTCGCCGAGGAGCTGTCGCTGCCCTCCGAGAACCTGCTCATGCCCGACACGCTCCGGCGCGTGGCGTGGGAGTCGGTCGAGCCGACGACGGATGCGGTGGCCGAGTTCCTGCGCGAGCGCGATGCCCGCGCGTGGCAGGTTGCCGCGACCGCACAGAAGATCGCCGCCGCATTTGTAGAGGCTGACCAAGCGGCTCCCGAGCCGTCCGAGTCCGCCTCGTAG
- a CDS encoding thiolase family protein yields MFVDGVRTPFGRAGEKGMYWQTRADDLAVKALTGLLERNPGLPLDRIDEVAIAATTQQGDQGLTLGRTVGMLAGLPVSVPGYAIDRMCAGAMTAVAAVAGGIAFGAYDIAVAGGVEHMGRHPMGLDADPNPRFVAEKLVSMDALNMGKTAERIHDRFPHLTKERADRYALGSQQKYAAAVAAGSIQPDLVPVATQSAAGWGLATADEAPRPETSMEGLAGLKTPFRDHGRVTAGNASGLNDGATMSIIASAAAAKEHGLTTKMRMVSFAFAGVDPDIMGIGPVPSTEKALRKAGLGIDDIGLFELNEAFAVQVLSFTDHFGIADDDARVNPWGGAIAIGHPLASSGVRLMLQLARQFEQRPDVRYGVTAMCVGLGQGGTVIWENPHHKRYGKGN; encoded by the coding sequence GTGTTCGTGGACGGCGTCCGCACCCCATTCGGGCGCGCGGGCGAGAAGGGCATGTACTGGCAGACCCGAGCGGATGACCTGGCGGTCAAGGCGCTGACGGGTCTCCTCGAGCGGAACCCGGGCCTGCCGCTCGACCGCATCGACGAGGTCGCCATCGCAGCCACCACCCAGCAGGGCGACCAGGGGCTCACGCTCGGCCGCACGGTCGGCATGCTCGCCGGCCTGCCCGTGTCGGTGCCGGGCTACGCCATCGACCGCATGTGCGCCGGCGCCATGACCGCCGTCGCCGCCGTCGCGGGCGGCATCGCCTTCGGCGCCTACGACATCGCCGTCGCCGGCGGGGTCGAGCACATGGGCCGCCACCCGATGGGCCTCGACGCCGACCCGAACCCGCGCTTCGTCGCCGAGAAGCTCGTCTCGATGGACGCGCTGAACATGGGCAAGACGGCCGAGCGCATCCATGACCGCTTCCCGCACCTCACCAAGGAGCGAGCCGACCGCTACGCGCTCGGCTCGCAGCAGAAGTACGCCGCAGCCGTCGCCGCGGGCAGCATCCAGCCCGACCTCGTGCCGGTCGCCACGCAGTCCGCCGCAGGCTGGGGCCTGGCGACGGCCGACGAGGCGCCGCGCCCCGAGACGTCGATGGAGGGCCTGGCGGGTCTGAAGACCCCGTTCCGCGACCACGGGCGCGTGACCGCGGGCAACGCATCCGGCCTCAACGACGGCGCCACGATGTCGATCATCGCGTCGGCCGCAGCCGCGAAGGAGCACGGCCTGACCACCAAGATGCGCATGGTCTCGTTCGCCTTCGCCGGCGTCGACCCCGACATCATGGGCATCGGTCCCGTGCCGTCGACCGAGAAGGCGCTGCGCAAGGCGGGCCTCGGCATCGACGACATCGGCCTGTTCGAGCTGAACGAGGCGTTCGCGGTGCAGGTGCTGTCGTTCACCGACCACTTCGGCATCGCCGACGACGACGCGCGCGTCAACCCGTGGGGCGGCGCGATCGCGATCGGCCACCCGCTCGCCTCGTCGGGCGTGCGCCTCATGCTGCAGCTGGCCCGCCAGTTCGAGCAGCGCCCCGACGTGCGCTACGGCGTCACCGCCATGTGCGTCGGCCTCGGCCAGGGCGGCACGGTCATCTGGGAGAACCCCCACCACAAGCGCTACGGGAAGGGCAACTGA
- a CDS encoding 3-hydroxyacyl-CoA dehydrogenase NAD-binding domain-containing protein, which yields MAIRDEFPKLAAASFDEVVTHSLVRDIALASGRTLALITLDNGRDHTRPSTLGPVTLFELGDALEAQRERAANGEVDAIAVTGKPYFLAAGADLSNVSSMPDRATAAELPRLGHRVLGLLHQAPVPTFVFINGLALGGGLEIGLNADYRTISAAAPAVALPETFLGLVPGWGGATILPNLIGIERALKVIIENPLKQRVLKPAEALELGIADAMFGPASFLESSLAWADAVLGGKKVERPHVPGTLERTVKWPIALKIARETLEKKIGTVALAPYRALEVIELAKKNDRAAGFAAEDAALAELIPGDQFVASIYAFDLVQKRAKRPAGAPDKELAKKVTKVGIIGAGLMASQFALLFVRRLQVPVVITDLDQSRVDKAVAGIRGEIDALAGKGRISTDEQQRLSALISGTVDKADFADCDWVIEAVFEELSVKQQVFREVEPHLSPEAVLATNTSGLSIEAMASALEHPERLVGFHFFNPVAVMPLVEVVRTPSTDDATLATAMRVAKDLKKTAVITRDTPGFVVNRVLAKLLGEAMHAVEQGTPFESVVEAQRGFGFPMDPFVLLDLVGLKVGAHVLDTHHGAFPDRFFESKALHELAEAGVLLDKDGKGEAKGIDKRAKKIVAKHTPAGAEPLSVDALRLRIEDGLADEIKRMLDDGVVEAAEDIDLCMILGAGWPFQMGGITPYLDRVGASERVFGGAFHEPRIAGPAA from the coding sequence ATGGCCATCCGCGACGAGTTCCCGAAGCTCGCTGCCGCCTCGTTCGACGAGGTGGTCACGCACAGCCTGGTGCGCGACATCGCGCTCGCCTCGGGCCGCACGCTCGCCCTCATCACGCTCGACAACGGGCGAGACCACACGCGCCCGTCGACCCTCGGCCCCGTCACGCTCTTCGAGCTCGGCGACGCGCTCGAGGCGCAGCGCGAGCGCGCGGCGAACGGCGAGGTCGACGCGATCGCGGTCACCGGCAAGCCGTACTTCCTGGCCGCCGGCGCCGACCTGTCGAACGTGAGCTCGATGCCCGACCGCGCGACCGCCGCGGAGCTGCCGCGCCTCGGCCACCGCGTGCTCGGCCTGCTGCACCAGGCACCCGTGCCGACGTTCGTGTTCATCAACGGCCTCGCGCTCGGCGGCGGCCTCGAGATCGGCCTGAACGCCGACTACCGCACCATCAGCGCCGCGGCGCCCGCGGTCGCGCTGCCCGAGACGTTCCTGGGCCTCGTGCCCGGCTGGGGCGGCGCGACGATCCTGCCGAACCTGATCGGCATCGAGCGGGCCCTCAAGGTGATCATCGAGAACCCGCTCAAGCAGCGCGTGCTGAAGCCGGCGGAGGCGCTCGAGCTGGGCATCGCCGACGCGATGTTCGGCCCGGCGAGCTTCCTCGAGTCGTCGCTCGCCTGGGCCGACGCGGTGCTGGGCGGCAAGAAGGTCGAGCGGCCGCACGTGCCCGGCACGCTCGAGCGCACCGTGAAGTGGCCGATCGCGCTGAAGATCGCGCGCGAGACGCTCGAGAAGAAGATCGGCACGGTGGCGCTGGCGCCCTACCGCGCGCTCGAGGTGATCGAGCTGGCGAAGAAGAACGACCGCGCCGCGGGCTTCGCCGCGGAGGACGCGGCGCTCGCCGAGCTGATCCCCGGCGACCAGTTCGTCGCGTCGATCTACGCCTTCGACCTCGTGCAGAAGCGCGCCAAGCGCCCTGCCGGCGCACCCGACAAGGAGCTCGCGAAGAAGGTGACGAAGGTCGGCATCATCGGCGCCGGCCTCATGGCCAGCCAGTTCGCACTGCTGTTCGTGCGTCGCCTGCAGGTGCCGGTCGTCATCACCGACCTCGACCAGTCGCGGGTCGACAAGGCCGTCGCGGGCATCCGCGGCGAGATCGACGCGCTGGCCGGCAAGGGCCGCATCTCGACCGACGAGCAGCAGCGCCTCTCGGCGCTGATCTCGGGCACGGTCGACAAGGCCGACTTCGCCGACTGCGACTGGGTGATCGAGGCGGTGTTCGAGGAGCTCTCGGTCAAGCAGCAGGTCTTCCGCGAGGTCGAGCCGCACCTCAGCCCGGAGGCCGTGCTGGCGACGAACACGTCGGGGCTGTCGATCGAGGCGATGGCGTCGGCGCTCGAGCACCCGGAGCGCCTGGTCGGCTTCCACTTCTTCAACCCGGTGGCCGTGATGCCGCTCGTCGAGGTCGTCAGGACCCCGTCGACCGACGACGCCACCCTCGCGACCGCGATGCGCGTCGCGAAGGACCTCAAGAAGACCGCCGTCATCACGCGCGACACCCCCGGGTTCGTCGTCAACCGCGTGCTCGCGAAGCTGCTCGGCGAGGCCATGCACGCGGTCGAGCAGGGCACGCCCTTCGAGTCGGTCGTCGAGGCGCAGCGCGGCTTCGGCTTCCCGATGGACCCGTTCGTGCTGCTCGATCTGGTCGGCCTCAAGGTGGGCGCGCACGTGCTCGACACGCACCACGGCGCGTTCCCCGACCGCTTCTTCGAGTCGAAGGCGCTGCACGAGCTGGCCGAGGCGGGCGTGCTGCTCGACAAGGACGGCAAGGGCGAGGCGAAGGGCATCGACAAGCGCGCGAAGAAGATCGTCGCGAAGCACACGCCCGCCGGCGCCGAGCCGCTCTCGGTCGATGCGCTGCGCCTGCGCATCGAGGACGGCCTGGCCGACGAGATCAAGCGGATGCTCGACGACGGAGTCGTGGAGGCCGCCGAGGACATCGACCTCTGCATGATCCTCGGCGCCGGCTGGCCGTTCCAGATGGGCGGCATCACGCCGTACCTCGACCGGGTCGGCGCCTCCGAGCGGGTCTTCGGCGGCGCGTTCCACGAGCCGCGGATCGCGGGCCCCGCCGCCTGA
- a CDS encoding DUF7059 domain-containing protein: MQPRSDIDALARDLGASRFTGEGVVALLGADAQAAIDRMVAAPARRAALRSPGALATLVRVLLLGDAVPEAEVADALPTLGVDGAVALGLVRVADGTATPLLTIRPYRFRDAVGAGEWWIASDLDELSGVWPLRPDHVLGVGGAARTLAQLLPPVEAERALDLGTGCGVIALHLRRLARSVVATDISERALRFAALNAALNGVDGIETRLGSLYEPVDGERFDLIASNPPFVITPRAEGVPEYEYRDGGRTGDALMAEVVRGLAAHLEPGGDARLLGNWETVDGEPGLERVAAWSDGLAAWAIERDALDPVRYAELWLRDGGTLPRDAEHDALMTAWLDDFSARGVDAIGMGWLAARRAEPATPRRFEAVAQPVALEHAGAHLAAAFDDAAWLHGVDDAALAAQHLTVAADVTEARHQRPGASGPNVIELRQGGALGRTLSVDTALAALVGACDGELPVGALIGAIAGLLEVDEAVLSADLLPRVRELVVTGFLRPVSD, translated from the coding sequence ATGCAGCCGCGCTCCGACATCGACGCCCTCGCCCGTGACCTCGGAGCCTCGCGCTTCACGGGCGAGGGCGTCGTCGCGCTGCTCGGCGCCGACGCCCAGGCCGCGATCGACCGCATGGTCGCGGCCCCGGCACGCCGCGCGGCCCTGCGCTCCCCCGGCGCGCTCGCGACGCTGGTGCGCGTGCTGCTGCTCGGCGACGCGGTGCCCGAGGCAGAGGTGGCGGATGCGCTGCCGACGCTGGGCGTCGACGGTGCGGTCGCGCTCGGCCTCGTCCGCGTCGCGGACGGCACGGCGACGCCGCTGCTGACGATCCGCCCCTACCGGTTCCGCGACGCCGTCGGGGCTGGCGAGTGGTGGATCGCCAGCGACCTCGACGAGCTCTCCGGCGTCTGGCCGCTGCGCCCCGACCACGTGCTCGGCGTCGGCGGCGCCGCCCGCACCCTCGCCCAGCTGCTGCCGCCGGTCGAGGCCGAACGGGCGCTCGACCTGGGCACGGGCTGCGGGGTCATCGCCCTGCACCTGCGTCGTCTCGCCCGGTCGGTCGTGGCGACCGACATCTCCGAGCGAGCGCTGCGGTTCGCCGCCCTCAACGCCGCGCTGAACGGCGTCGACGGCATCGAGACCCGGCTCGGCTCGCTGTACGAGCCCGTCGACGGAGAGCGCTTCGACCTGATCGCCTCGAACCCGCCGTTCGTCATCACGCCGCGCGCGGAGGGCGTGCCCGAGTACGAGTACCGCGACGGCGGCCGCACGGGCGACGCGCTGATGGCGGAGGTCGTGCGGGGGCTCGCGGCGCACCTGGAGCCGGGCGGCGACGCTCGCCTGCTGGGCAACTGGGAGACGGTCGACGGCGAGCCGGGGCTCGAGCGCGTCGCGGCGTGGAGCGACGGCCTCGCCGCGTGGGCCATCGAGCGCGACGCCCTCGACCCCGTGCGCTACGCGGAGCTCTGGCTGCGCGACGGCGGCACGCTCCCCCGCGACGCCGAGCATGACGCACTGATGACGGCCTGGCTCGACGACTTCTCCGCCCGCGGCGTCGATGCGATCGGGATGGGCTGGCTCGCGGCGCGCAGGGCCGAGCCCGCGACGCCGCGCCGCTTCGAAGCGGTCGCGCAGCCCGTCGCGCTCGAGCACGCCGGCGCGCACCTCGCCGCCGCGTTCGACGACGCCGCCTGGCTGCACGGCGTCGACGACGCCGCGCTCGCCGCGCAGCACCTGACCGTGGCGGCCGACGTCACCGAGGCCCGTCACCAGCGGCCCGGCGCCTCCGGGCCCAACGTGATCGAGCTGCGCCAGGGCGGCGCGCTCGGGCGCACGCTGTCGGTCGACACCGCGCTCGCGGCGCTGGTGGGCGCGTGCGACGGCGAGCTGCCCGTCGGCGCGCTCATCGGCGCGATCGCGGGCCTGCTCGAGGTCGACGAGGCGGTGCTGTCCGCCGACCTGCTCCCGCGCGTGCGCGAACTCGTCGTCACCGGCTTCCTGCGGCCCGTCAGCGACTGA
- a CDS encoding ADP-dependent NAD(P)H-hydrate dehydratase → MTWLRRPGPADDKRSMGVLGVMTGSDRYPGAAVLGVEAAWRTGAGMVRLWAPRRVQDLVLARRPETVCHDLSEQPDDAAADVDAWLLGSGQDARERGSALRSALLAALASGAPCVVDAGALDLVGGHAGPAVITPHAGELARLLAQLGIATDDEDERMRGTCAAAALDAVVVAKGAATRVFAPGGRTATVAAATHRLATAGTGDVLAGILGAIVAANAAAASDASDLAAMAAQAVALHGAAAALAAEGDRPIVALDVAERLPEAVAAALSR, encoded by the coding sequence ATGACGTGGCTCCGCAGGCCAGGCCCTGCCGACGACAAGCGCTCGATGGGCGTGCTGGGCGTGATGACCGGCTCCGACCGCTACCCGGGGGCCGCGGTGCTCGGCGTGGAGGCGGCCTGGCGCACCGGTGCCGGCATGGTGCGGCTCTGGGCGCCGCGCCGGGTGCAGGACCTCGTGCTCGCCCGCAGGCCCGAGACCGTCTGCCACGACCTGAGCGAGCAGCCGGACGATGCGGCGGCCGATGTCGACGCGTGGCTGCTCGGCTCCGGGCAGGACGCCCGCGAGCGCGGCTCGGCGCTGCGCTCCGCGCTGCTGGCGGCGCTCGCCTCGGGCGCGCCCTGCGTGGTCGATGCCGGAGCCCTCGACCTGGTCGGCGGTCACGCGGGCCCTGCGGTCATCACCCCGCACGCCGGCGAGCTCGCGCGCCTGCTCGCGCAGCTCGGCATCGCGACCGACGACGAAGACGAGCGGATGCGTGGCACGTGCGCCGCCGCCGCGCTCGATGCCGTCGTGGTCGCCAAGGGCGCCGCGACGCGGGTCTTCGCTCCGGGCGGCCGCACCGCCACCGTCGCCGCGGCCACCCATCGGCTCGCCACCGCGGGCACCGGCGATGTGCTGGCCGGCATCCTCGGCGCGATCGTGGCGGCGAACGCCGCTGCGGCGAGCGACGCTTCCGACCTCGCCGCGATGGCAGCCCAGGCGGTCGCGCTGCACGGGGCGGCCGCGGCGCTCGCCGCCGAGGGCGATCGCCCGATCGTGGCGCTCGACGTCGCCGAGCGGCTGCCCGAGGCGGTCGCCGCCGCGCTCAGTCGCTGA
- the dxs gene encoding 1-deoxy-D-xylulose-5-phosphate synthase — protein MTILEQITGPRDLDRLSPAELTELAAEIRAFLIREVARTGGHLGPNLGVVELTMAMHRVFDSPRDAFVFDTGHQSYVHKLLTGRQDFSRLRQKGGLAGYPQRSESEHDIVESSHASSSLSWADGISRAFDITGQHDRSVVAVVGDGALTGGMTWEALNNISDDNRRRLVIVVNDNGRSYAPTIGGMARFLNGVRTQRSYTSLRGKSERLFSHLGHPGRAVYRGVRGATHGFLTRFVNNEVLYSNLDIKYLGPIHGHDLGALEEALTQARDFGAPVIVHVITQKGQGFDPAINDEADQFHAVGQIDPETGESLSSAGRPSWTSVFADELVALAKQDERIVGITAAMLRPTGLDRLAAHDASRVLDVGIAEQHAVTTAAGLAYGGLHPVVAIYATFINRAFDQVLMDVALHRAGVTFVLDRAGVTGPDGPSHHGMWDLALLQFVPGIRLNAPRDAARLQEALREAVAVDDAPTVIRYPKGSVPNELEAARRTADGVDVLREAAHRDVLIIAIGSFAHLAMDVADRVQAQGIGVTVVDPRWVVPVAGSIVELAREHRIVITLEDGVRVGGIGTRVRQELRAAGVDTPVDELGLPGEFIDHAERGEILEEVGLSAQAIARNIVQQVLGTGRVPVARRLPEEQQLHLDAPATSSAPQATD, from the coding sequence ATGACGATCCTCGAGCAGATCACCGGTCCGCGCGACCTCGACCGCCTCTCGCCCGCCGAGCTCACCGAGCTGGCGGCGGAGATCCGCGCGTTCCTCATCCGCGAGGTCGCCCGCACCGGCGGCCACCTCGGACCGAACTTGGGCGTGGTCGAGCTGACCATGGCGATGCACCGCGTGTTCGACTCGCCGCGGGACGCCTTCGTCTTCGACACCGGTCACCAGTCGTACGTGCACAAGCTGCTCACCGGCCGGCAGGACTTCTCGCGGCTGCGCCAGAAGGGCGGCCTCGCCGGCTACCCGCAGCGCAGCGAGAGCGAGCACGACATCGTCGAGTCGAGCCACGCATCCTCGTCGCTGTCCTGGGCCGACGGGATCAGCCGCGCCTTCGACATCACCGGTCAGCACGACCGCAGCGTCGTCGCGGTGGTAGGCGACGGCGCGCTCACCGGCGGCATGACGTGGGAGGCGCTCAACAACATCTCCGACGACAACCGGCGCCGGCTGGTGATCGTCGTGAACGACAACGGCCGCTCGTACGCGCCCACGATCGGCGGCATGGCGCGCTTCCTGAACGGCGTGCGCACCCAGCGCTCGTACACGAGCCTGCGCGGCAAGTCCGAGCGCCTCTTCTCCCACCTCGGCCACCCGGGCCGGGCGGTCTACCGCGGCGTGCGCGGCGCGACGCACGGCTTCCTGACGCGCTTCGTCAACAACGAGGTGCTCTACTCGAACCTCGACATCAAGTACCTCGGCCCGATCCACGGTCACGACCTCGGCGCGCTCGAGGAGGCGCTGACGCAGGCGCGCGACTTCGGCGCCCCGGTGATCGTGCACGTGATCACGCAGAAGGGCCAGGGCTTCGACCCGGCCATCAACGACGAGGCCGACCAGTTCCACGCCGTCGGCCAGATCGACCCCGAGACGGGGGAGTCGCTCTCGAGCGCCGGGCGGCCGTCGTGGACGAGCGTCTTCGCCGACGAGCTTGTGGCGCTCGCCAAGCAGGACGAGCGCATCGTCGGCATCACCGCGGCGATGCTGCGCCCCACCGGCCTCGACCGCCTCGCCGCGCACGACGCCTCGCGAGTGCTCGATGTGGGCATCGCCGAGCAGCACGCGGTGACGACCGCGGCGGGCCTCGCCTACGGCGGCCTGCACCCGGTCGTCGCGATCTACGCCACCTTCATCAATCGGGCGTTCGACCAGGTGCTGATGGATGTCGCCCTCCACAGGGCGGGCGTGACGTTCGTGCTCGATCGGGCAGGCGTCACGGGTCCCGACGGCCCCAGCCACCACGGCATGTGGGATCTGGCGCTGCTGCAGTTCGTGCCGGGCATCCGTCTCAACGCCCCGCGCGACGCCGCGCGGCTGCAGGAGGCGCTCCGCGAGGCGGTCGCGGTCGACGACGCGCCCACCGTCATCCGCTACCCGAAGGGCTCGGTGCCGAACGAGCTCGAGGCCGCGCGGCGCACCGCCGACGGCGTCGACGTGCTGCGCGAGGCGGCGCACCGCGACGTGCTGATCATCGCCATCGGCTCGTTCGCGCACCTGGCGATGGATGTCGCCGACCGCGTGCAGGCGCAGGGCATCGGCGTCACCGTCGTCGACCCGCGCTGGGTCGTGCCGGTCGCCGGCTCGATCGTCGAGCTCGCGCGCGAGCACCGCATCGTCATCACGCTCGAGGACGGCGTCCGCGTCGGCGGTATCGGCACGCGCGTGCGCCAGGAGCTGCGCGCGGCGGGCGTCGACACCCCGGTCGACGAGCTCGGCCTGCCTGGCGAGTTCATCGACCATGCGGAGCGGGGCGAGATCCTCGAGGAGGTCGGCCTCTCCGCGCAGGCGATCGCGCGCAACATCGTGCAGCAGGTGCTCGGCACCGGGCGCGTGCCGGTCGCGCGGCGGCTCCCCGAGGAGCAGCAGCTGCACCTCGACGCCCCGGCGACGTCGAGCGCGCCGCAGGCGACCGACTGA